One stretch of Chaetodon auriga isolate fChaAug3 chromosome 18, fChaAug3.hap1, whole genome shotgun sequence DNA includes these proteins:
- the otofa gene encoding otoferlin isoform X5, translating to MMSLMVHLKTVAHLRGRGDRIAKVTFRGLPFYSRVAENCEEVAHFNEMFRWPIASRLDGNEMLEIQVYNYSKVFSNRLVGTFCMVLQKVAEEGHLELTDTLIDDNNTSIKTSVTIEIRYQSMDGTVGVWSDGEFLDVPDDRDGMFAFETDSLLSGQSHGSGTSPGRSLQGSIPTFRKAGKGVFSAMKLGKIKISKDDHKKGDEPAVLDMEDLDRKAMRLAGSLDPDTISLASVTAVTTNVSNKRSKPDIKMEPSSGRPVDYQISITVIEARQLIGLNMDPVVCVEIGDDKKYTSMKESTNCPYYNEYFVFDFHVPPDVMFDKIIKLSVIHSKNLLRSGTLVGTFKMDVGTVYSQPEHQFYHKWAILSDPDDITTGCKGYIKCDIAVVGKGDNIKTPHKANETDEDDIEGNLLLPEGIPAERQWARFYVKIYRAEGLPKMNTSIMANVKKAFIGENRDLVDPYVQVQFAGQKGKTSVQKSSYEPIWNEQVVFTELFPPLCKRVKVQIRDSDKVNDVAIGTHFIDLRKISNDGDKGFLPTLGPAWANMYGSTRQYTLMDEHQDLNDGLGEGVSFRARLLLSIAVEILDTTSPDIVSSTEVQVEAVSNISESATGKIDEFFLFGSFLEATMIDRKIGDKTISFEITIGNYGNQIDGVSKPSSAKKKKKDGESEEEESELIQNSSEDEADEEADLVSISSTPPMKPVITDRNYFHLPYFEKKPCVYIKSWWQDQRRRLYNSNMMDKIADKLEEGLNDVQEVIKTEKAFPERRLRGVLEELSVGCSRFVTLANKDVNQAGRTKLDRERLKSCMREMDSMGQQAKQIRTQVKKNTVRDKLKLVQNFLQKLRFLADEPQHSIPDVFIWMMSNNKRIAYARIPSKDILYSIVDEETGKDCGKVKAVFLKLPGKKGFGPAGWTVQAKLELYLWLGLNKQRKDFLNGLPNGFEEIKAAKMGPGLHAVPPVSLVYNMKQVFQLRAHMYQARSLFAADSSGLSDPFARVFFSTHSQVTEVLTETLCPTWDQLLVFDDVELFGEASELRDDPPIIVVEIYDQDTVGKAEFIGRTFAKPTIKMCDEHYGPPRFPPQLEYYQVYRGNCTAGELLAAFELLQIPFDGEEIRRALIAVHNFAVPQIKIGQGGRADLPPLEGPTDSERGPILPVPLGIRPVLSRYRIEVLFWGLRDLKRINLAQVDRPRVDIECAGRGVQSVVIQNYKKNPNFSTLVKWFEVDLPENELLHPPLNIRVVDCRAFGRYILVGSHAVTSLRRFIYSTPDKTSNNWATAAKLMNGYMVLANGGSQPRSSPSISSRTLSRPAGDIIVNMDTEPLVRKMDTVVKLDATEEESDKEKKKKKKKKKGGVEEEDETDERVLDWWSKYFASIETLKETLRAQEAAQAEAEEREDLEIAAEAADIKPDDLLLKGSKTKEKSKDKKSSKEKKKGQAADGSEKRPLKAKVDELLVYNKELESEYGNFEDWLHTFNLYRGKAGDDDEHALDDDRIVGRFKGSLCMYKLPLSEEITREAGFDPNMGMFQSIPHNDPINVLVRVYVVRATDLHPADINGKADPYVVIKLGKSDVRDKENYISKQLNPVFGKSFDIEATFPMESMLTVSVYDWDLVGTDDLIGETKIDLENRFYSKYRATCGISTTYSLHGYNVWRDPMKPSQILGKLCKDGKIDGPHYGPGGKVKVANRIFTGPTEIEDENGLKKQTEEHLALTVLNHWEEIPRVGCKLVPEHVETRPLLNPDKPGIEQGRIEMWVDMFPMDMPAPGPAIDISPRKPKRYELRVIIWNTDEVILEDDDYFTGEKSSDIFVRGFELRVVIWNTDDVILEDDAFMTGEKMSDIYVRGWLKGQQEDKQDTDVHYHSLTGEGNFNWRFVFPFDYLMAEEKIVISKKESMFSWDETEYKIPPRLTLQVWDADHFSADDFLGAIELDLNRFPRGAKTAKQCSIDMIRNEQELPTISIFKQKRVKGWWPFVARDENDEMELTGKVEAELHLVTAEEAEKSPVGLGRNEPDPLEKPNRPDTSLMWFLSPLKSIRYFIWHNYRWLILKVLGLVLLLLMLGLFLYSIPGYLVKKILGA from the exons AGCAGGGAAGGGAGTTTTCTCAGCCATGAAGCTCGGCAAGATCAAGATCTCTAAAGATGATCACAAGAAAGGAG ATGAGCCGGCGGTCCTGGACATGGAGGACCTGGACAGGAAAGCGATGCGTCTTGCTGGATCGCTGGACCCCGACACCATCTCTCTGGCGTCTGTCACCGCCGTCACAACCAACGTCTCCAATAAGAG GTCAAAGCCAGATATCAAGATGGAGCCAAGCTCTGGACGACCGGTGGAttatcag ATCAGCATCACAGTGATCGAGGCCCGGCAGCTGATCGGCCTCAACATGGaccctgtggtgtgtgtggagatCGGGGATGACAAGAAGTACACGTCTATGAAAGAATCCACCAACTGCCCGTACTACAATGAG TATTTCGTCTTTGACTTCCACGTCCCTCCTGATGTCATGTTTGACAAGATCATCAAGCTGTCA GTTATTCACTCGAAAAATCTCCTCCGGAGCGGGACCTTGGTGGGAACGTTCAAGATGGATGTTGGGACCGTTTACTCGCAGCCTG AACATCAGTTTTACCACAAGTGGGCCATCCTGTCTGATCCTGATGACATAACAACGGGGTGTAAAGGATACATTAAGTGTGACATCGCTGTGGTCGGGAAGGGCGACAACATCAAGACCCCGCACAAGGCTAACGAGACCGATGAAGACGACATCGAGGG gaACCTCCTGCTCCCAGAGGGCATCCCAGCAGAGAGGCAGTGGGCAAGGTTTTACGTGAAGATCTACCGCGCCGAGGGGCTTCCGAAAATGAACACCAGCATCATGGCTAACGTGAAGAAGGCCTTCATAGGAGAGAACAGAGACCTGGTGGACCCCTACGTTCAAGTGCAGTTTGCTGGGCAGAAA GGGAAGACTTCAGTCCAGAAGAGCAGTTACGAGCCAATCTGGAACGAGCAGGTCGTCTTCACTGAGCTCTTCCCTCCACTCTGCAAACGCGTCAAGGTCCAGATACGAGACTCGGACAAGGTCAACGACGTGGCCATAGGAACCCACTTCATTGATCTACGCAAGATATCAAATGACGGTGACAAAG GGTTTCTGCCCACCCTGGGTCCAGCTTGGGCCAACATGTACGGGTCCACCCGTCAGTACACTCTGATGGACGAGCACCAGGACCTGAATGACGGTCTTGGGGAAGGCGTTTCCTTCAGAGCCcgtctccttctctccatcGCTGTGGAGATCCTGGACACCACTTCCCCTGACATCGTGAGCTCCActgaggtgcaggtggaggctgtGTCCAACATCTCAGAG AGCGCCACTGGGAAAATAGATGAGTTCTTCCTCTTTGGTTCCTTCCTGGAGGCCACCATGATCGACAGGAAGATTGGTGACAAAACGATAAGTTTTGAAATCACGATCG GTAACTACGGCAACCAGATAGATGGTGTAAGCAAGCCCTCatcagcaaagaagaagaagaaagatggagagagtgaagaagaggagagcgaGCTCATCCAGAACTCCAGTGAGGATGAGGCGGACGAGGAAGCAGACCTGGTCTCtatctcctccactcctccaatGAAGCCTGTCATCACTGACAG GAACTACTTCCACCTTCCCTACTTTGAAAAGAAGCCATGTGTCTACATCAAAAGCTGGTGGCAGGACCAGAGAAGACGACTCTACAACTCCAACATGATGGACAAGATTGCTGACAAGCTG GAAGAAGGTTTGAATGATGTTCAGGAGGTCATTAAGACGGAGAAGGCTTTTCCAGAGCGCAGACTCAGGGGAGTGCTGGAGGAGCTCAGCGTCGGCTGCAG TCGGTTTGTGACTCTGGCTAACAAGGATGTGAACCAGGCAGGCCGAACCAAACTGGATCGAGAGCGGCTCAAGTCCTGCATGAGAGAGATG GACAGCATGGGCCAACAGGCCAAGCAGATCCGGACTCAGGTGAAGAAGAACACAGTCAGAGACAAACTCAAGCTGGTGCAGAACTTCCTGCAGAAGCTCCGGTTCCTCGCTGACGAG CCTCAGCACAGCATCCCAGATGTTTTCATCTGGATGATGAGCAACAACAAGCGCATCGCCTATGCCCGGATTCCCTCCAAAGACATCCTGTACTCCATAGTGgatgaggaaacaggaaaagactGCGGCAAAGTCAAAGCTGTCTTCCTCAAG CTGCCTGGTAAGAAGGGCTTTGGTCCTGCAGGCTGGACGGTTCAGGCTAAGCTGGAGCTGTATCTGTGGCTCGGCCTCAACAAGCAAAGGAAGGACTTCCTCAATGGTCTGCCCAATGGTTTTGAAGAGATCAAAGCTGCTAAAATGGGCCCCGGTCTTCACGCTGTCCCCCCCGTCAGCCTCGTCTACAACA TGAAGCAGGTGTTCCAGCTGAGAGCACACATGTACCAGGCCCGcagtctgtttgctgctgacagCAGTGGCCTTTCAGATCCTTTCGCTCGGGTCTTCTTCTCCACACACAGCCAGGTTACTGAG gtccTGACAGAGACTCTGTGTCCTACGTGGGACCAGCTGCTGGTGTTCGATGACGTGGAGCTGTTTGGGGAGGCCAGCGAGCTGAGAGACGATCCACCAATCATTGTAGTTGAAATCTACGACCAGGACACTGTG GGCAAGGCAGAGTTCATAGGTCGGACGTTTGCGAAGCCCACCATAAAGATGTGTGACGAGCACTACGGCCCCCCGAGGTTCCCCCCACAGCTGGAGTACTACCAGGTTTACAGAGGGAACTGCACTGCTGGGGAACTGCTGGCTGcctttgagctgctgcag ATTCCTTTCGATGGGGAGGAGATTAGGCGGGCTCTGATCGCTGTCCATAACTTTGCTGTCCCTCAAATAAAG ATTGGTCAAGGAGGGAGGGCTGATCTTCCTCCCCTTGAAGGGCCGACAGACTCGGAGCGTGGCCCCATTCTGCCTGTGCCGCTGGGCATCCGACCCGTCCTGAGTCGCTACCGCATAGAG GTTTTGTTCTGGGGCTTAAGGGACCTGAAGAGGATTAACCTGGCTCAAGTGGATCGGCCCCGTGTGGACATAGAGTGTGCAGGTAGAGGTGTGCAGTCAGTTGTGATCCAGAACTACAAGAAAAACCCCAACTTCAGCACCCTGGTTAAATGGTTTGAGGTG GACCTTCCAGAGAATGAGcttctccaccctcctctcaaCATCCGGGTGGTGGACTGTCGGGCGTTCGGCCGTTACATCCTGGTGGGGTCCCACGCTGTCACCAGCCTGAGACGTTTCATCTACAGCACCCCAGACAAGACCTCCAACAACTGGGCCACAGCAG CTAAACTAATGAATGGCTACATGGTCCTCGCTAATGGCGGCTCCCAGCCTCGCTCCTCACCCAGCATTTCCTCCCGCACCCTCTCTCGCCCCGCAGGTGACATCATCGTCAACATGGACACAGAGCCTTTGGTCCGAAAGATGGACACGGTCGTCAAGTTAGACGCT actgaggaggagagtgacaaagagaaaaagaagaagaagaagaagaagaagggaggagtggaggaggaggatgagacgGATGAGAGAGTGCTGGACTGGTGGTCTAAATATTTCGCTTCAATAGAGACACTGAAAGAG ACCCTGCGAGCCCAGGAGGCGGCTCAGGCTGAggcggaggagagagaggacctGGAGAtagctgcagaggcagcag ATATCAAACCCGATGACCTTCTTCTGAAAGGCTCCAAGACGAAGGAAAAGAGCAAAGACAAGAAGAGCTccaaggagaagaagaagggtCAGGCTGCAGACGGCTCTGAGAAACGGCCGCTTAAAGCAAAAGTGGACGAGCTGTTG GTGTACAACAAGGAGCTGGAGAGTGAGTATGGCAACTTTGAAGACTGGCTCCACACTTTCAACTTGTACAGAGGAAAGGCCGGGGACGATGACGAGCACGCGCTGGACGACGACAGGATTGTTGGCAGATTTAAG GGATCCTTATGCATGTACAAGCTACCTCTGTCTGAGGAGATCACGAGAGAGGCAGGGTTCGATCCAAATATGGGCATGTTCCAGAGCATTCCGCATAACGATCCAATCAACGTCCTTGTCCGTGTCTATGTGGTCAGA GCTACAGACCTCCATCCTGCTGATATCAACGGGAAGGCCGATCCGTACGTCGTCATCAAGCTGGGCAAGTCAGACGTCAGGGACAAAGAGAACTACATCTCCAAACAGCTCAATCCTGTATTTGGAAA ATCATTCGACATCGAGGCCACGTTCCCCATGGAGTCCATGCTGACGGTGTCCGTGTACGACTGGGACCTGGTCGGCACTGATGACCTGATTGGAGAGACAAAGATCGACTTGGAGAACcgtttctacagcaaatacaGAGCCACCTGTGGCATTTCAACCACCTACTCTCT GCATGGGTACAATGTTTGGCGGGACCCCATGAAGCCCAGTCAGATCCTGGGGAAGCTCTGCAAGGACGGCAAGATCGATGGGCCTCATTATGGGCCGGGGGGCAAAGTCAAGGTGGCCAACCGAATCTTTACGGGACCCACAGAGATTGAGGATGAAAATG GCCTGAAGAAGCAGACCGAGGAGCATTTGGCTCTGACGGTGCTGAACCACTGGGAGGAGATCCCGAGGGTGGGCTGCAAGCTGGTCCCTGAACACGTGGAGACCAGACCCCTGCTGAACCCCGACAAACCCGGCATCGAACAG GGCCGTATTGAGATGTGGGTGGACATGTTCCCGATGGACATGCCCGCTCCTGGACCTGCGATTGACATATCACCACGAAAACCAAAGAG ATATGAGCTCAGGGTGATTATTTGGAATACAGACGAAGTAATACTGGAGGACGATGATTACTTCACTGGGGAAAAGTCCAGTGACATATTTGTCAGGGG CTTTGAGCTTCGTGTTGTTATTTGGAACACTGATGACGTAATTCTAGAGGACGATGCTTTCATGACAGGAGAGAAGATGTCTGACATCTATGTCAGGGG ATGGCTGAAAGGGCAGCAGGAGGACAAGCAGGACACAGATGTGCACTATCACTCCCTGACTGGCGAGGGCAACTTTAACTGGCGCTTTGTCTTCCCCTTCGATTACCTCATGGCTGAGGAGAAGATCGTCATCTCCAAGAAGGAGTCCATGTTCTCCTGGGATGAGACCGAATATAAGATCCCTCCTCGCCTCACGCTGCAGGTCTGGGACGCCGATCACTTCTCCGCCGATGACTTCCTGG GTGCGATTGAGTTGGACCTGAACCGCTTCCCTCGTGGCGCCAAGACGGCCAAGCAGTGCTCCATTGACATGATCCGGAATGAGCAGGAGCTGCCCACCATTTCCATATTCAAACAAAAGAGGGTCAAGGGCTGGTGGCCGTTCGTAGCCCGAGATGAGAACGATGAGATGGAGCTCACG GGTAAAGTAGAGGCTGAGCTTCATCtggtgacagcagaggaggcgGAGAAAAGTCCTGTAGGTCTTGGACGGAACGAGCCCGATCCACTGGAGAAACCAAA TCGCCCGGACACCAGTCTTATGTGGTTTCTGAGCCCTCTGAAGTCCATTCGTTACTTCATCTGGCACAACTACCGCTGGCTGATCCTCAAGGTCCTGGGcctggttctgctgctgctcatgctgGGCCTCTTCCTCTACTCAATCCCTGGCTACCTGGTCAAGAAGATACTGGGGGCCTGA